One Deinococcus planocerae genomic window carries:
- a CDS encoding restriction endonuclease subunit S, with product MPLSDLFHVVYGVNLELNRMTPDPAGVAFVGRSDRNNGVTGRVAAVPGIAPLPAGTLTVAGGGSVMAAFVQPEPYYSGRDLYYLTAKVPMTLRQKLYYCACITANRYRFSYGRQANRTIRTLRLPALAALPAWLDSAGDQPLEKLETTLDTLESTLA from the coding sequence GTGCCCCTCTCCGACCTCTTCCACGTCGTCTACGGCGTCAACCTTGAGCTGAACCGCATGACGCCCGACCCTGCTGGAGTCGCCTTCGTCGGTCGCTCGGATCGCAACAACGGCGTGACTGGCCGCGTTGCCGCCGTGCCAGGGATCGCCCCCCTGCCCGCCGGCACTCTCACCGTCGCCGGCGGCGGCTCGGTCATGGCCGCTTTCGTGCAGCCTGAGCCGTACTACTCGGGCCGAGACCTTTACTACCTGACGGCGAAGGTGCCCATGACCCTGCGCCAGAAGCTGTACTACTGCGCCTGCATCACTGCGAACCGTTACCGCTTCAGCTACGGCCGCCAGGCGAACAGGACTATTCGTACCCTGCGCTTGCCGGCGCTTGCGGCCCTGCCCGCCTGGCTCGATAGCGCCGGCGATCAGCCGTTGGAGAAGTTGGAAACGACTCTGGATACTCTAGAAAGCACGCTGGCCTAG
- a CDS encoding TSUP family transporter has protein sequence MPGPEVLLYGLPLAFLAGFIDAIAGGGGTITLPTLFFMGLSPAQTVATNKLLAIFGSGSATVQYWRKGHVERALVLRLIPLALIGSAFGAFLVRFVDPDAFRTLVGVVILGVGALVLANKRFGLEDRYPGLTARTLALTLPGAFVIGVYDGFLGPGTGTFLMFLFALAGFNLVRSSGNARTINFATNLGAFLFFLIGGQMVWWIGLPMGVANAAGAFVGARMAMLRGSGFVKVVYAGIVLLVAARLLTQ, from the coding sequence GTGCCCGGTCCCGAAGTCCTTCTCTACGGCCTCCCGCTCGCCTTTCTCGCCGGATTCATCGACGCCATCGCGGGGGGCGGCGGCACGATCACGCTGCCCACCCTCTTTTTCATGGGGCTCTCGCCCGCGCAGACGGTGGCGACGAACAAGCTGCTCGCCATCTTCGGCTCGGGGAGTGCGACGGTGCAGTACTGGCGCAAGGGGCACGTCGAGCGCGCGCTGGTCCTGCGGCTAATCCCGCTGGCCCTGATCGGGAGTGCGTTCGGCGCCTTCCTCGTGCGCTTCGTGGACCCGGACGCCTTCCGTACCCTCGTCGGCGTGGTGATCCTCGGCGTGGGGGCGCTCGTGCTGGCGAACAAGCGCTTCGGGCTGGAAGACCGTTACCCCGGGCTCACGGCCCGCACCCTCGCCCTCACGCTGCCCGGCGCGTTCGTGATCGGCGTGTATGACGGCTTTCTCGGCCCCGGCACAGGCACCTTCCTGATGTTCCTGTTCGCCTTGGCGGGCTTCAACCTCGTGCGGTCGAGCGGCAACGCGCGGACGATCAACTTCGCCACCAACCTCGGGGCCTTCCTCTTTTTCCTGATCGGGGGGCAGATGGTCTGGTGGATCGGCCTCCCGATGGGCGTGGCGAACGCCGCCGGGGCCTTCGTGGGCGCCCGCATGGCGATGCTGCGCGGCAGCGGCTTCGTCAAGGTGGTGTACGCGGGCATCGTGCTGCTCGTGGCGGCGCGGCTGCTCACCCAGTAG
- a CDS encoding DUF11 domain-containing protein, which yields MKGLRFVGLALTGALTLAACSTTPTPETTAPGPIAQPPGTQPPAPTTPAPGCASITVNLQNVAPVGGTVAAPVNVRDAAGKVVFSGTAVSGQKLSTTFAPGAYSVSAGQMQGYEVAANTPQSVTLDCAANKDAAVTLTYRTAQATQQQVRSIALSGDTPVTDGQGAALDGLREANANKNVLLFASQTEEPVLVEMVVRDAGGAPVPGARVSISADSDDVTIIAGHVQQDRSARPVRLGAQAATTSAAFSDEQGIVRFTVYATSAPAQGTPVKFVVSATDTSDSPTSAALAEFKMFFTNMSHLYYSGDTSFGATTTTPIPSGQRVGGNVGAFENNFFNAGQRIHQFATVAYTKQPQTGPFPVGGEQFPGYVRYTLVPVAGQESDLARLFLTTNGSAMGGSGSVNASGGQSVYLRPALDANAQELPLTAGVRADYFYRVQYGNTAYDFLLKSYNFTKTFSGATLAIEKTGPNIVTWTGFERTSPNTPPHDPYAPDDVTLPPRLDPGTRTATTEDNFTVGKTYTYTIRVRNTSTTAARGVTVRDELPAELGYVLGSARLVDAGGANAGTVAADYDLNTHTIDFNEIGDLAAGAELRIAIDVYPRHKPGYAWNDNDRDGTSDPVTNLQGAFGITPPETNADLNAEYEDPYDIKNRAKASASNAAEVDSYKYINVVRPVARITKTALDQEVVSNQQASFLINVFNFDRSTVNELDPRIRTAYARLKGLFPNEYGQEGFLQSARVEDTYGPGFSGPVARDAAGNIIPLERFDQANSGDRRVGLNLGTLQNGTSRSFTLSLRGEVVGNSNVNCVRLFGWNLNQLYRGNPGEYQQFEGPDNGQPGAAYTLDRGRNFLEDCASVDIVGQPAWGRDLWDNVLSNTEFLQDTLTDAYPVGSRYVYDLYYENEGVAPATNVFVNAALPRMANLINSTSILVRLRNSDGTVTDRRVDLRDPSTWTFTASGSTVTAQPAADQRSFRFHVDRMDPDDRISFEFQVVASQKGDDLFTSAMTWDQGGGRTLNDSEHTFITD from the coding sequence ATGAAGGGACTGAGATTCGTCGGTCTGGCCCTGACCGGAGCCCTGACCCTCGCGGCGTGCAGCACCACGCCCACCCCCGAGACCACCGCCCCGGGCCCCATCGCCCAGCCGCCGGGCACCCAGCCCCCGGCCCCGACCACGCCCGCGCCGGGCTGCGCCAGCATCACCGTGAACCTCCAGAACGTCGCCCCCGTGGGGGGAACGGTCGCCGCCCCCGTCAACGTGCGCGACGCGGCGGGCAAGGTCGTCTTCTCGGGGACGGCGGTCAGCGGGCAAAAACTCTCGACCACCTTCGCGCCGGGGGCCTACAGCGTCAGCGCGGGGCAGATGCAGGGCTACGAGGTGGCGGCCAACACGCCGCAGTCCGTGACCCTCGACTGCGCGGCGAACAAGGACGCGGCGGTCACGCTGACCTACCGCACCGCCCAGGCGACCCAGCAGCAGGTGAGAAGCATCGCCCTGAGCGGCGACACGCCCGTGACCGACGGCCAGGGGGCGGCCCTCGACGGCCTGCGGGAGGCGAACGCCAACAAGAACGTGCTGCTCTTCGCCTCCCAGACGGAGGAGCCCGTGCTCGTCGAGATGGTCGTGCGGGACGCGGGCGGCGCCCCCGTGCCCGGAGCGCGCGTCAGCATCTCGGCGGACAGCGACGACGTGACGATCATCGCTGGGCACGTGCAGCAGGACCGCTCCGCCCGGCCCGTGCGGCTCGGCGCCCAGGCCGCGACGACCTCCGCCGCCTTCTCCGACGAGCAGGGGATCGTGCGCTTCACCGTGTACGCGACGAGTGCGCCCGCCCAGGGCACGCCCGTGAAGTTCGTGGTGAGCGCGACCGACACGTCCGACTCGCCCACGAGCGCCGCGCTCGCCGAGTTCAAGATGTTCTTCACGAACATGAGTCACCTGTATTACAGCGGTGACACGAGCTTCGGCGCGACGACGACCACCCCGATCCCCAGCGGCCAGCGGGTGGGCGGGAACGTGGGCGCGTTCGAGAACAACTTCTTCAACGCGGGCCAGCGCATCCACCAGTTCGCCACCGTCGCCTACACCAAGCAGCCCCAGACCGGCCCCTTCCCGGTCGGCGGCGAGCAGTTCCCCGGCTACGTCCGCTACACCCTGGTGCCCGTCGCCGGGCAGGAGTCGGACCTCGCGCGGCTCTTCCTCACCACGAACGGCAGCGCGATGGGCGGCTCGGGCAGCGTGAACGCCAGCGGCGGCCAGTCGGTGTACCTGCGCCCGGCCCTCGACGCGAACGCGCAGGAACTGCCCCTCACGGCGGGCGTCCGGGCTGACTACTTCTACCGGGTGCAGTACGGCAACACGGCGTACGACTTCCTGCTCAAGAGCTACAACTTCACGAAGACCTTCAGCGGTGCCACGCTCGCCATCGAGAAGACGGGGCCGAACATCGTCACCTGGACGGGCTTCGAGCGCACGAGCCCGAACACCCCGCCCCACGACCCCTACGCCCCCGACGACGTGACCCTGCCCCCGCGCCTCGACCCCGGCACCCGCACGGCGACGACCGAGGACAACTTCACGGTCGGCAAGACGTACACCTATACCATCCGCGTGCGCAACACCTCGACCACGGCGGCGCGCGGCGTGACCGTGCGCGACGAGCTGCCCGCCGAGCTGGGCTACGTGCTCGGCAGCGCGCGGCTGGTGGACGCGGGCGGGGCGAACGCGGGCACGGTGGCCGCCGACTACGACCTGAACACCCACACCATCGACTTCAACGAGATCGGCGACCTCGCCGCGGGCGCCGAGCTGCGCATCGCCATCGACGTGTACCCGCGCCACAAGCCCGGCTACGCCTGGAACGACAACGACCGCGACGGCACCTCCGACCCGGTGACGAACCTCCAGGGTGCCTTCGGCATCACGCCCCCGGAGACGAACGCCGACCTCAATGCCGAGTACGAGGACCCCTACGACATCAAGAACCGCGCCAAGGCGAGCGCGAGCAACGCCGCCGAGGTGGACAGCTACAAGTACATCAACGTCGTGCGCCCGGTCGCCCGCATCACCAAGACGGCCCTCGACCAGGAGGTCGTCTCTAACCAGCAGGCGAGCTTCCTGATCAACGTGTTCAACTTCGACCGCTCGACGGTGAACGAGCTCGACCCGCGCATCCGCACCGCGTACGCCCGCCTCAAGGGCCTCTTCCCGAACGAGTACGGCCAGGAGGGCTTCCTGCAAAGCGCCCGGGTCGAGGACACCTACGGCCCCGGCTTCAGCGGCCCGGTGGCGCGCGACGCGGCGGGCAACATCATCCCGCTCGAACGCTTCGACCAGGCGAACTCGGGCGACCGCCGGGTGGGGCTCAACCTCGGCACGTTGCAAAACGGCACCTCGCGCTCGTTCACGCTGTCGCTGCGCGGCGAGGTCGTGGGCAATAGCAACGTGAACTGCGTGCGGCTGTTCGGCTGGAACCTCAACCAGCTCTACCGCGGCAACCCGGGCGAGTACCAGCAGTTCGAGGGCCCCGACAACGGCCAGCCGGGCGCGGCGTACACGCTCGACCGGGGCCGCAACTTCCTGGAGGACTGCGCCTCGGTGGACATCGTGGGGCAGCCCGCGTGGGGCCGCGACCTGTGGGACAACGTGCTCTCGAACACCGAGTTTCTCCAGGACACGCTCACCGACGCCTACCCGGTCGGCTCGCGGTACGTGTACGACCTGTACTACGAGAACGAGGGCGTCGCCCCGGCCACCAACGTGTTCGTCAACGCCGCGCTGCCGCGGATGGCGAACCTGATCAACAGCACCTCGATCCTCGTGCGCCTGCGCAACAGCGACGGCACCGTCACGGACCGCCGCGTCGACCTGCGCGACCCGTCCACCTGGACGTTCACCGCCAGCGGGTCGACGGTGACCGCGCAGCCCGCCGCCGACCAGCGCAGCTTCCGCTTCCACGTCGACCGGATGGACCCCGACGACCGCATCTCCTTCGAGTTCCAGGTCGTGGCGAGCCAGAAGGGTGACGACCTCTTCACGAGCGCGATGACCTGGGATCAGGGAGGCGGGCGCACGCTGAACGACAGCGAGCACACCTTCATCACCGACTGA
- the msrA gene encoding peptide-methionine (S)-S-oxide reductase MsrA codes for MTSPSGSTQQAILAGGCFWCTEAVFKDVRGVLRVESGYIGGHVPNPDYRSVCEGTTGHAEAVRLTFDPAQVSFRDLLTLFFATHDPTSLNRQGGDVGTQYRSAVFPVSPEQERETREVIADLGAQAVFDRPIVTTIEPAGEFYMAEDYHQDFYARNPRQGYCVAVIAPKVAKLRREYGERLRM; via the coding sequence ATGACTTCCCCTTCAGGCAGCACGCAACAAGCCATCCTCGCGGGCGGGTGCTTCTGGTGCACCGAGGCCGTATTCAAGGACGTGCGCGGCGTCCTGCGCGTCGAGAGCGGGTACATCGGCGGGCACGTGCCCAACCCCGATTACCGCAGCGTGTGCGAGGGCACCACCGGACACGCGGAGGCCGTGCGCCTCACCTTCGACCCGGCGCAGGTCAGCTTCCGGGACCTCCTCACGCTCTTTTTCGCCACGCACGACCCCACCAGCCTCAACCGCCAGGGCGGTGACGTGGGCACCCAGTACCGCAGCGCCGTCTTTCCCGTGAGCCCGGAGCAGGAGCGCGAGACGCGCGAGGTGATCGCCGACCTCGGGGCTCAGGCCGTCTTCGACCGCCCCATCGTGACCACCATCGAGCCCGCGGGCGAGTTCTACATGGCGGAGGACTACCACCAGGACTTCTACGCCCGCAATCCGCGCCAGGGCTACTGCGTGGCCGTGATCGCCCCCAAGGTCGCCAAATTGCGCCGGGAGTACGGCGAGCGCCTGCGGATGTAG
- a CDS encoding MOSC domain-containing protein, with protein sequence MKVLSVNVGQPTAAQVGHRTVVTGIRKHPVPGRVQVSAQGLDGDRVMNRRYHGGPDQAVYIYTREDYDHWAETLGRPLDPGLFGENLLVGGLESAGVRVGERFRVGAGLLEATAPRIPCGTLGARMEDAGFVKRFARARRPGFYTRVLETGDVGRGDEVSREAPAPADAPTVAEVFDAWLGGKPDRATLERYLASPLAARFRRGLEERLDT encoded by the coding sequence GTGAAGGTCCTCAGCGTGAACGTCGGCCAGCCCACCGCCGCCCAGGTCGGCCACCGCACGGTGGTCACGGGCATCCGCAAGCACCCGGTGCCGGGCCGCGTCCAGGTGAGCGCTCAGGGCCTCGACGGCGACCGGGTGATGAACCGCCGGTACCACGGCGGCCCCGACCAGGCCGTCTACATCTACACCCGCGAGGACTACGACCACTGGGCCGAGACGCTGGGCCGTCCCCTCGACCCCGGCCTCTTCGGCGAGAACCTGCTCGTCGGCGGCCTCGAATCGGCGGGGGTGCGGGTCGGTGAGCGCTTCCGGGTCGGGGCCGGGCTGCTGGAGGCCACGGCGCCGCGCATCCCCTGCGGCACCCTCGGCGCCCGGATGGAGGACGCGGGCTTCGTGAAACGCTTCGCGCGGGCCCGCCGCCCCGGCTTCTACACCCGCGTGCTGGAGACGGGCGACGTGGGCCGCGGAGACGAGGTGAGCCGCGAGGCCCCCGCCCCCGCGGACGCCCCCACCGTCGCCGAGGTGTTCGACGCGTGGCTGGGCGGGAAGCCCGACCGCGCGACCCTGGAGCGGTACCTCGCCTCGCCCCTGGCCGCCCGGTTCCGGCGGGGGCTGGAGGAGAGGCTGGACACCTGA
- a CDS encoding phospholipase D-like domain-containing protein — protein MLALLLSRPLAWVLVLLTLLAGPRSEAGRAVFPAGFEVARGALPRPDLAPLDGLGLNACPPPDSPLARLLHRRTRGQGAALSCGNRVEGLLHFPNAEPAYSAQPRRPEGAFGLLEDRVRGTRRELLIANMLWDDGPDAPGAGLARAVADLRRDLAAHPERHPQGLTVRIMLGNSIRLGDLLDPTANAYHAARHLLEAGVPLSGDTLPGWRLELANYTYALPHSHVKLIVQDGEAVLTGGFNVSLFHVPAQTPGGQGLADLGLWVRGPVARHAVATFRDGWLLSRGLTCHAHPTPGTLRRDCSFTRPTSPWPLVWTRPAPAAGSARVYGLYRRSGYADADDAVTALFGAARTSIDVMQSQVSGTLGCVGRLSDPGGCPPALQLPVWRAAVRAVRERGVRLRLLLDYDPLLQAETLALLRGLRAELAPLGLADHVQARWYGPAGGVHTKAALIDGELLTVGSQNLHHSAFGPLGLGEYTLATNDPGARGEFGRMFAFEWARAQAIHAPWWLPADTTGKPPRVERGNHRE, from the coding sequence GTGCTCGCCCTCCTCCTTTCCCGCCCGCTCGCCTGGGTGCTGGTCCTCCTGACGCTGCTCGCGGGTCCGAGGTCGGAAGCGGGCCGGGCCGTCTTCCCGGCGGGCTTCGAGGTCGCGCGCGGCGCCCTGCCCCGGCCCGACCTCGCCCCGCTCGACGGGCTCGGCCTGAACGCCTGCCCGCCGCCCGACTCCCCCCTCGCCCGCCTGCTGCATCGCCGGACGCGGGGGCAGGGGGCCGCCCTGAGCTGCGGCAACCGGGTGGAGGGGCTGCTGCACTTCCCGAACGCCGAGCCCGCCTACAGTGCCCAGCCGCGCCGCCCGGAGGGGGCCTTCGGGCTGCTGGAGGACAGGGTGCGGGGAACGCGCCGCGAACTCCTGATCGCCAACATGCTCTGGGACGACGGCCCGGACGCGCCGGGGGCGGGCCTCGCGCGGGCCGTCGCCGACTTGCGCCGCGACCTCGCCGCGCACCCGGAGCGCCACCCGCAAGGGCTCACGGTCCGGATCATGCTCGGCAACTCCATCCGCCTCGGCGACCTCCTCGACCCGACCGCCAACGCCTACCACGCCGCGCGGCACCTGCTCGAAGCGGGGGTGCCCCTCAGCGGCGACACGCTGCCCGGCTGGCGGCTGGAACTCGCCAACTACACGTACGCCCTGCCCCACAGCCACGTCAAGCTGATCGTGCAAGACGGCGAGGCGGTGCTCACGGGGGGCTTCAACGTCAGTCTCTTCCACGTTCCGGCGCAGACCCCGGGCGGCCAGGGGCTCGCCGACCTCGGCCTGTGGGTGCGCGGCCCCGTCGCCCGGCACGCGGTCGCTACCTTCCGCGACGGCTGGCTCCTGAGCCGGGGGCTGACCTGCCACGCCCACCCCACCCCGGGGACGCTGCGCCGGGACTGCTCCTTCACGCGGCCCACCTCCCCGTGGCCGCTGGTCTGGACGCGCCCCGCTCCCGCCGCCGGGAGTGCCCGCGTGTATGGCCTGTACCGCCGCAGCGGCTACGCGGACGCCGACGACGCGGTGACCGCCCTGTTCGGCGCGGCGCGGACGAGCATCGACGTGATGCAGTCGCAGGTGAGCGGCACCCTGGGCTGCGTGGGGCGGCTCTCCGACCCCGGCGGGTGCCCGCCCGCCCTCCAGCTCCCGGTGTGGCGGGCCGCCGTCCGGGCCGTGCGCGAGCGCGGGGTGCGGCTGCGGCTCCTCCTCGACTACGACCCTCTCCTCCAGGCCGAGACGCTCGCCCTGCTGCGCGGCCTGCGGGCCGAACTCGCGCCCCTGGGCCTCGCCGACCACGTGCAGGCCCGCTGGTACGGCCCGGCGGGGGGAGTGCACACCAAGGCCGCCCTGATCGACGGGGAGCTGCTCACGGTGGGGAGCCAGAACCTCCACCACTCGGCCTTCGGGCCCCTGGGCCTGGGCGAGTACACCCTCGCCACGAACGACCCCGGGGCCAGAGGCGAGTTCGGGCGGATGTTCGCCTTCGAGTGGGCGCGTGCCCAGGCCATCCACGCGCCGTGGTGGCTCCCCGCCGACACGACGGGGAAGCCGCCCCGGGTGGAGCGGGGGAACCACCGGGAGTGA
- a CDS encoding RNHCP domain-containing protein has product MTAPRRFTVQGTNNAFTCVHCGAEVRPLENGSVRNHCPVCLYSLHVDVRPGDRANGCRGPMRPVGVEHSGKKGWVILYRCETCGGEGRNRAALDDPRQPDDWNALINLSGRQS; this is encoded by the coding sequence GTGACCGCCCCGCGGCGCTTCACCGTGCAGGGCACCAACAACGCCTTCACCTGCGTCCACTGCGGGGCGGAGGTCCGGCCCCTGGAGAACGGCTCGGTGCGCAACCACTGCCCGGTGTGCCTGTATTCGCTGCACGTGGACGTGCGGCCCGGCGACCGGGCGAACGGCTGCCGGGGGCCGATGCGGCCCGTCGGGGTGGAGCACAGCGGCAAGAAGGGCTGGGTGATCCTCTACCGCTGCGAGACGTGCGGCGGGGAGGGCCGGAACCGGGCGGCCCTCGACGACCCCCGGCAGCCCGACGACTGGAACGCGCTGATCAATCTCAGCGGGCGGCAGAGCTGA
- a CDS encoding ABC transporter substrate-binding protein, translating into MPTRRSPLALTVALLALLASPHAGARTLPEIRAAGVLRVATPGDIPSFTLDNAGQYAGFEVDLVRLLAADLGVRVSFETVPIDGLLTRLQEDRADVAISALGITRTRENRTDFTAPTACAGVSLLSLDPRLNRHTDLVGKTIGVSAGSIMQAYAQKLPFEKRVNVYATSNDLMFAVLSRAVDATFVYSVMEPGLKKTFPKANIHLGPELWSVPTGIMLREDNDSTRLALNAGLGRVMQGGAYAALSQKYFGKDVRCKS; encoded by the coding sequence ATGCCGACCCGCCGCTCTCCCCTGGCCCTGACCGTCGCCCTGCTCGCCCTCCTCGCCTCCCCGCACGCCGGGGCGCGCACGCTCCCCGAGATTCGGGCGGCGGGCGTGCTGCGGGTGGCGACGCCGGGCGACATTCCCTCCTTTACCCTCGACAACGCCGGGCAGTATGCGGGGTTCGAGGTCGACCTCGTGCGGCTGCTCGCCGCCGACCTCGGCGTGCGCGTGAGCTTCGAGACCGTGCCCATCGACGGGCTGCTGACCCGCCTCCAGGAGGACCGGGCCGACGTGGCGATCAGCGCCCTGGGCATCACCCGCACCCGCGAGAACAGGACGGACTTCACAGCGCCGACCGCCTGCGCGGGCGTGTCGCTGCTGTCGCTCGACCCCCGGCTGAACAGACACACCGACCTCGTGGGCAAGACCATCGGCGTGAGCGCCGGGTCGATCATGCAGGCGTACGCGCAAAAACTCCCCTTCGAGAAGCGCGTGAACGTCTACGCCACCTCGAACGACCTGATGTTCGCCGTGCTCTCGCGTGCGGTGGACGCCACCTTCGTCTACAGCGTCATGGAGCCCGGCCTGAAAAAGACCTTCCCCAAGGCGAACATCCACCTCGGCCCGGAGCTGTGGAGCGTGCCCACCGGGATCATGCTGCGCGAGGACAACGACTCCACCCGCCTCGCCCTGAACGCGGGCCTGGGCCGCGTCATGCAGGGCGGCGCCTACGCGGCGCTGAGCCAGAAGTACTTCGGCAAGGACGTGCGCTGCAAAAGCTGA